The Alkalispirochaeta americana genome segment CAAAAACAGTAATCGCAACCCTTGTAATATTTTCGTTCAGATTTTTCTGGAATGATTTTTTTGGTCCGCTAATCTATCTGGCATCGCCAAATCTGAAAACACTACCGCTAGGTATGGCAGACTTTGCAAACGAGCATTACACCTATGTTGGTCCGCAGATGGCTGCAACAATAATCTCGATTATTCCAGTTCTGTTGGTGTTTCTTGCTGGTCAGAAACATTTTGTGAAAGGAACAATGTCAGCTGGTATTAAAGGTTGATGAGCAGGATAGACACAATGTCAGAAAAAAAACATACACAGGGTCATGTGCCCCTTCCGGTTGAAGCTGGTCAGGAAGCAACTGTCAAGAGCTTGCATGAGTACTGGCAGGCAGATGCATTGTGGGATTCTGATGGAACAGAAATGCCGGAGTCCCTGGTTGAAACAGGCTGCGATATTTACTCAACAATCTGTCTGGTGCGGGCGGATCAGGATTTTGCTGACAGTCATCCTGAATACCTGCATCGAAAATACCTGATGAGTTTTCCGGTAAATGCACTGGATTCTGTGGTGGAAATAGTCCTGCTGAGTGGATATAGCCGTGAAAAGTATCAGCTGGACGAAGACAGTCCCGCATCAATCTGGTGGGAAGTCCGTGACAGAACCACTAATACCATAGTGGACATGTCAGACTGGGATGTTGATTTCACATCCGGCAGTGTCCGCATCAGGAATACACAGGCATATCATGAGTATACCATCAGCTTTCTGGTTCGGCAGATATGGGATACTGATGATGTTCATGGTGTATATGATCCTCTGGAAAGCAGTGACGCACTCAGTTTTTTCACTGCAGGTGAACAGCTAGTTTATAATGATATATCCGTCAGGTCAGATGCACCTGTGTTGGTGTTGATTTGTGGTACTACACGGCAGCTGAGCGTAAGTGATCCTGAACAGAATCGCTCTGTGGTTACACTGGATATTGCATGGGGACAGGAAACAAGCAGAATTTCGGTTCCTCTTCCTTCTGGTGCTGAGCGTGGTGAATCCATAATGATGCAGTGGTGACAGGGAGATAGAGTAACATGGATGAGATAGATGTGTACAGGTCCATAGGACACTGCATCAGACAGATAGAGCAGAATATGGCTGTCTTTTATGAAGACTGC includes the following:
- a CDS encoding 1,3-beta-galactosyl-N-acetylhexosamine phosphorylase N-terminal domain-containing protein, whose product is MSEKKHTQGHVPLPVEAGQEATVKSLHEYWQADALWDSDGTEMPESLVETGCDIYSTICLVRADQDFADSHPEYLHRKYLMSFPVNALDSVVEIVLLSGYSREKYQLDEDSPASIWWEVRDRTTNTIVDMSDWDVDFTSGSVRIRNTQAYHEYTISFLVRQIWDTDDVHGVYDPLESSDALSFFTAGEQLVYNDISVRSDAPVLVLICGTTRQLSVSDPEQNRSVVTLDIAWGQETSRISVPLPSGAERGESIMMQW